Part of the Pseudobdellovibrionaceae bacterium genome is shown below.
CTGGCATTTTTGCCACCCGCCGCTCGAGTTTCTCCCACTGGTCTAAGGTATAGACATCGAGACAACGCTTGCCCTGGTATTGGCTATTTGTGATGACAAGACTGGTTTGGCCTTCTGAAAATGATTGCCGGTAAGCCGGCGGCAAGCTGACACGCCCTTTACTGTCGCTCTTTTGTTGAAAGCGGCCACGAAACATAGAGGTCATCCTAACCTTCATTGAATGAATGGGACCCATCCGTGGATCCCCAGTGAAATGAGACAAATAACCACTTAATACCACTTTGCCCCACTCAATTCCACTTTACCACTTAGCAATGCCGCGTCAAGAGTCCTGATTCTTTTTGGTCCTTACGTCTATGCTTGCTAGCATTTAGATTATGCCAAGGATTTCAATCCCCTATATTTTGACGCGGAACCATACATTAGTAATGAGGCTCCGATGATTGTCGAATGCCCCCGGTGTGGCTTTTCGCAGCCTAAAGATCGCTATTGCGCCAACTGCGGCGTGGATATGGACAACTACAAACCCGAGCCCAAACCGTGGCACAAAAAACTTGTGGGCAGCATGGTGTTTCAAATCTTTTTGGCGGTGTGGGCTGTTGCAGCTATGGTGTTCTTTATTTTTCAAGGCCAACAAGATCAATTCAACAACGAACTGCAAAGAGCCCAACAACTCGGCGAGGCTGATACCAGCAACGAGATGACTGTGGACGAAAAACCCACGTCAAAATCAACTTCTGCTCCAACGCAAAACCAAGGGCGCACAAACAACAAGGCGGCCATTTCAAAGCCAACTGCCCCAACCGAAACCAAGCCCCCTAGAGACTCTGAAGATGACGAATTGGCAAAGGAATATGCCGATTATGATTTTGATCAACCCGCAAAAACCAAGGCTGTCGTTGACGAAGAACCTGAGAGTGTCGACGAAGACGGTTCAAATATTAAATCTATCTCCCCATCCGGTCTTTTTGAGTCTGAGGACACCTTAAAATCCATTGATGCCCCCACAGAGGTCACTGTCCGATTTGCTGAGGTTTCTGCGAATTTTATTTCGACTTTAGCCAGTCAAGGTGAAGTGCTTACCGACGCCGGTGGGTTTAAGGTGTTTAGTGTGGCTCATCAGGGTCCGCTGGGGGCGCTACTTGACCGCGATCCCGGCAGCCGATTTCTTGGCCGAGATCATTCACAGGGTTTTGGCTCATCGGGAATAGAGCTTAGCTATGTGAGTCAAGAGGACGGCGATTATTTGGGACTTACCTTTCAAGTAAAACCCACTTTTGAAAACAAACAAGTTACGGTGAAACTGCAAGGGCAAGTCAATCTAAAGTATGAGGATCCCAGAAGCACGAATCCGGCCCCCATTTCAGGACGGTACACCTTTCAGCCCGGTCGCGTATTGGTGATTTCTGGAATTCTGCCGCACGAAGCTGTAGCACCATCTTTACTAGATGCCCTGGGCGGCACGCCGATCAGCGCCATGGGCTCTGTGGACTTTAAATCTCGGGCCAGCGACGTCATAATGCTGGTTCACCCCTACTAACGCGCCATTCATTGAAAGAAGAGTGACACGCTACCCGCAAATTTCTATAAAAAAATATTCAAATATTCTGAGGGGAAATGCAAAGTGAATAAGTTCTCGCGCTTTCATATGCGACCAGGCTGGATAGAAGTCATCGTTGGATGTATGTTCAGCGGGAAAACCGAAGAACTCCTCACTGAGATTCGACGTTGCCGAATTGCTAAACAAAACTTCCAATTGTTTAAACCTAAAACTGACAATCGATACTCAGATACAGATGTGGCGTCACACAACAAAAATAGCTGGCCATCACAGGTCGTCCATAGCTCTGGTGAAATTTTGGACAGTCTACTGCCAAATACCCATGTTGTGGCTATCGATGAAACCCAGTTTTTTGACTTTGGAATCATCGAGGTCTGCACGACCATCGCCAATAGCGGTAAGCGGGTGATTTTGGCCGGACTTGACACCGACTGGAGGGGCCGCCCCTTCGGTCCGATGCCACAACTCTTAGCCATTGCCGAGGTGGTCAAAAAACAATATGCCATTTGTATGGTGTGTGGCGACCCCGCCACGCGCACACAAAGGATAGTGGCAGCAGAGGATGACATACTTTTAGGCTCTACTGAAGCCTATGAGGCGTGCTGCCGCACTCATTTTGATTCTGGATCGATCAGTGCTCAGCACTTGCCACCCACGATTTCGCCCTAATCCTGTTGAAAAAAGGCGGATAACGAACTCAGACCCTTGATAAATCGGCCTTTTATGACCATAATCTCCCCAATGAAATTTAGCAAAATAACGCTATTTTTGTGAGGGCCCCATGGATCACTTAAAATTAAAAACTCTCATTTCTGAAGAACAAATTTCTGAACGCGTTCGAGAACTGGGGCGACAAATCACAAAGCGGTTTAAAAATGAGCCACTGGTTGCCGTTTGTGTATTAAATGGCGCGATTTTATTTTTTTCTGATTTGGTTCGCGAAATTGATGCCGACGTCACATGTGAGTTTATTGGGCTATCCAGCTATGGCGCGGGCACTTACTCTACGGGAGACGTCAGAATTACTGCTGACTTCTCACATTCGGTTAGAAATAAACATATCTTGATTGTCGAGGATATTATCGACTCTGGCCTCACCATGAGTTACCTGCAGCAAAATCTTAAATCGCGAGGTGCCAAAAGCATCACAACGGCCACGCTTCTGCATAAACCAAAGGCTCAAAAAACCGAATGCGAAGTAGACTTTGTTGGTTTTGAAATTCCCAATGACTTTGTCGTGGGCTATGGCCTGGACTACCAGGGATATTATCGAAATTTACCCTATATCGCTCAAGTTCAAAATATCAACTAGAACCTGGTAATTTTATTTAAACCGGGTTGATTTATTTTTCAGGGATAATTATTTTCTGCCCGGCGCGAATGCTTCTGGCATTCCCAATATTGTTTACTTCTTGAATAGCTCGAACACTCACCCCAAACCGCTGAGCCAATTCACTGAGCGTTTCACCACTGGCAATTCGATAGCTGCGAGTTCCGGTAAAATCTGATTTTTGATCTTTCATTTTACTCATTTCATCCAAGGCCACTTGATAGCTCGATTGAGGCACGTAAACAAAGTCTTTCAGCCCCAGAGTGTACCAACCGCGCCAAAAAGTACTTTTTAGTTGAGGGTTAAATTCCTTAGCCGAGCTTACATTTTCACTGAACCACCGTACTAGAGTTTGTTTATTGATATTTTTAGTCAATGCCAGCTTCTGCACAGGCAATGGGGGTGCCCAGTAGGCTTTTCCAAAAATTTTGTCTGCGTTTTTTTCCACGTGAAGGGCTGCTAAAAAGCTAGAATAGAAATTAGCCGAGGCAAAACCAAAGCGATGTTTTCTCACATCCACAAGCTCTACCAGAGACGAAGCATTGTACTTTTTTAAAAGGTTTCTAATTCCAGAGGGTCCATGATTGTAAGCTGTT
Proteins encoded:
- the hpt gene encoding hypoxanthine phosphoribosyltransferase, coding for MDHLKLKTLISEEQISERVRELGRQITKRFKNEPLVAVCVLNGAILFFSDLVREIDADVTCEFIGLSSYGAGTYSTGDVRITADFSHSVRNKHILIVEDIIDSGLTMSYLQQNLKSRGAKSITTATLLHKPKAQKTECEVDFVGFEIPNDFVVGYGLDYQGYYRNLPYIAQVQNIN
- a CDS encoding thymidine kinase, whose protein sequence is MRPGWIEVIVGCMFSGKTEELLTEIRRCRIAKQNFQLFKPKTDNRYSDTDVASHNKNSWPSQVVHSSGEILDSLLPNTHVVAIDETQFFDFGIIEVCTTIANSGKRVILAGLDTDWRGRPFGPMPQLLAIAEVVKKQYAICMVCGDPATRTQRIVAAEDDILLGSTEAYEACCRTHFDSGSISAQHLPPTISP